In the genome of Fusarium fujikuroi IMI 58289 draft genome, chromosome FFUJ_chr02, one region contains:
- a CDS encoding putative protein TVP18 yields MTLKEEFQTRNFSIYGQWLGILSMIICLAVGIANIFSFNVVRIIFCAFAIASAFVILFIEVPLLLRICPTSGKFDETIRKISTNYMRAAAYGVMSALQFISNVSGASSLIAAAVFLLLTALCYLLAGIKGQAFVGSKTLGGQGVAQMIV; encoded by the exons ATGACGCTCAAGGAGGAGTTCCAAACGCGAAACTTCA GCATCTACGGACAATG GCTTGGAATTCTTTCCATGATCATCTGTCTGGCTGTTGGAATCGCCAACATCTTTTCGTTTAATGTAGTTCGCATTATCTTCTGCGCCTTTGCTAT CGCATCGGCCTTTGTCATTCTTTTCATCGAggtccctcttcttctccgaATCTGCCCAACCTCCGGCAAGTTCGATGAGACGATTCGCAAGATCTCGACCAATTATATGCGCGCAGCCGCCTACGGCGTCATGTCTGCTCTGCAGTTCATTAGCAATGTCAGCGGTGCAAGCAGCTTGATTGCCGCTGCTGTCTTCCTGCTACTGACTGCTCTTTGCTACCTGCTTGCCGGTATCAAGGGCCAGGCCTTTGTCGGCAGCAAGACCCTCGGTGGTCAGGGTGTTGCGCAGATGATTGTGTAG